One Polaribacter reichenbachii genomic window, TTTGCTAATTGTTAAAGCTACAGAAAAAAGTGGAGAAATTAAGATTACTGCAACATCAAAAGGATTAGAATCGAAAACGATTATCTTAAAAAGTAAATAATGAAAAAGCTAATAACTCTTATTGCAGTACTTACCTTATTTTCTTGTGCTAAAGAAGATACTGGTAGAATTGTAGAAAATTTTAATGATAATTGGAAATTTTCTCTAAACCAAAAAGGTGATTTTTCTAATGCAAAAACAAAAGACACTTCTTGGCAAACCTTAAATGTTCCTCACGATTGGAGCATTGAAAAAGGCTATCAAAAAGATGGAAAAACAGCTGCAAGTACTGGTTTTTCTGTTGGCGGAATTGGTTGGTACAGAAAACATTTCACATTAAAAAAAAGTGATAAAAATAAAGAAATAAGTATTTTATTTGATGGTGTTTACAACAATTCTAATGTTTGGATAAATGGACACTTTTTAGGTAAAAGACCAAATGGATACAATTCATTTTCTTACGATTTATCAAAACATTTAAATTATGATGGTTCAGACAATGTAATTGCTGTAAAAGTAGATAGAAAAGCCTATGCAGATTCGCGTTGGTACACAGGTTCTGGAATTTACAGAAAAGTAAGACTAATAAAAAAATCGCCTATAAACATTGCTCAATGGGGTGTACAAATTACAACTCCAGAGGTTTCTTCGAATACTGCTAAAATCAACATTAAAACAACTATTAAAAGTGATGGAAAAGCTGATAACAACTTATCATTAAACTATAGCATTCTAGACGAAAATGGTTCTGAAATTGCATCAGAAAAATCAATTTTAGGTGATAAATTTAAAATTATTTCTAAAGAAATTAAAATTCAAAACCCTAAATTATGGTCTACAGAAAAAGGAAATTTATACACGTTAACTGTTTCTTTATTTAAGAATGATAAATTAATAGACAATACATCAGAAAAATTCGGAATTAGAACTTTTAAATTTACTGCGGATAAAGGCTTCTTTTTAAATGGCAAAAAACTAAAAATAAAAGGGGTTAATTTACATCACGATGCAGGTGCAGTTGGTGCTGCAGTGCCAAAGGGAATTTGGGAATATCGTGTAAAGAAATTAAAATCGATTGGTGTAAATGCAGTTCGTTTTGCTCATAATCCACATTCTAAAGAACTCTTAGAAGTTTGTGATGAGCAAGGAATTTTAGTAATGAACGAAGCTTTTGATGAATGGAATGTTCCCAAACTAAAAAGTAAAAAATATTTGGGTGATAATGCAGCCACAAAAGAATCTTCAAAAGCCTATCCTGCTTCTTTTAATGAATGGGCAGAACGTGATTTAAAAGATTTAATTCGCAGAGATTTTAATCATCCTTCTGTATTTATGTGGAGTATTGGTAATGAAATAGAATGGACATTTCCTCACTATTCAAAAACTTATAATGATGTAAATGGATCAAGTGGTGCTCAAGGTTATGAACAAGTACCAAACTACGATTACAAAACTGTAAAAACTGCTTTTGATAAAAATATTGACGGCGAAGATCCTTTAGTAAAAATTGCAAAACAATTGGTTGCTTGGGTAAAAGAAGAAGACACTACAAGACCAGTAACTTGTGGTAGCGTGTTGCCTTCAGTTGGTATGGTAAGTGGTTATGGAACTGCTGTAGATGTATATGGCTACAATTACAGAGCTGCAGATTATGATGCTGCACATAAAGAATACCCAAATTTAAAAATCTTAGGATCAGAAAATTGGGGAAGCTATAATGAATGGAAAAGCATTAACGAACGCGATTTTGTTTCCGGAATTTTTGTGTGGACAGGGTTTGCATATTTAGGCGAAGCTGGTCCTTGGCCAAGAAAAGGTTTAAATATTTCTTTCTTCGATTTTGCTGGTTTTAAAACACCAAGAGGTCATTTTTACGAAACTCTTTGGATTGAAAAACCAAAAGTATATATGGTTACAACTCCTGCAAAAGAATCAGAATTTTCGTTTCATAAAAAAGAAGGTTGGAAGTTTGATATGCAATTAACTGCACCTCCTGTATGGAATATGTTACGAAAATGGGAATGGTACAAAGTAAACTCTAAATGGAAATACAAAACTGATGAAGAAATAGTTGTACAAGCATACACAAACTGTGAGGAAGCAGAGCTCTTTTTAAACAATGTATCTTTAGGAAAACAAAAATTAGCAGATGTTATAGAAACCGATCATATTTTAAAATGGTTAGTGCCTTATAAAAATGGTGAACTAAAAATTGTAGGCTATAATAAGGGTAAAAAAGTTGATGAATATTTCTTAAACACCCACAATGATAAAGTTGCTAAAATTGATATTTCATCTACAAAACAAACTTTAAAAGCAGATGGCACAGACGTATCTGTAATTACCATAAAATTGTTAGATAAAAACGGAAATCTAATTATTGATGCTGATAAAGAAGTTACTTTTAAATTATCTGGACCTGCAAAAAATATTGGTATAGACAATGGTTGGGAAATGAATACGCAATCTCATAAATCAAACTCAACTATAACTCACAATGGTAAAGCTATTTTAATTGTTCAGGCTACAAAAGAGCGAGGAGAAATTAAGGTTTCAGCAACATCATCAACTGTTAAATCAAAAGATTTAAAAATATCAGCTGAATAAACTTTTTTGTAATATGACCAATTCAAAATTTTTACTTTTTATAATTTGCTTTGTTTCAATTATTTCTTGTTCTAAAAAAACAGAAGAAAGTTATGGTTATAAAGTGAATAAAATTGCGGCTAAAACTAAAGTTTTTGAATTAATTTCTAAAAATGGCGATAGTAGAATAGCCATTGCTCCCAAAATACAAGGTAAAATTTTAACCAGTACATATAGTGGTTTTAATGGCGCAAGTAATGGTTGGTTAAATAGCAATATTTTTGATGAAGAAAACCCAGATTTAGCAGCAATTGGTGGTGAAGAACGTGTTTGGTTTGGTCCTTTAGGTGGCCAACATTCTTTTTATTATCAGCAAAAAAAACCATTATCTGAAGACAATTGGCAAGTTCCTAAAAGCCTTAGTACAGAAGCTTATAAACTCAAGCTTTTTACTAAAGAAAAAATAGTTATGTCTAAAAAAATGAAGCTTACTAATTTTATTGGCACTCAATTCGATTTTGAAGTATTTAGAAAAATTAAGTTGATAAATAAAGAGCAATTAAGAAAGAATTTAAGTTTAAAAATCAATAAAAACCTAATGTATGTTGGTTATGAAACCGAACACAGCATTCAAAATCTTGGTAAAGAAAAATGGACTAAAGAAACAGGTTTAGTTTCTATTTGGAGTGCTGGTATGTTTAAAGGTTCAGATAAATCTGTTGTTATTTTACCCTTAACAAAGGATGTAGAATTAGATTCAATTTATCAATATATGGGTAAACTAGATAAAAGCAGATTACAAATAAAAAACAAAACTGTATTGTTCAAAGCAGATGGAAAATACAGAAGTAAAATAGGCATTCCTAATAAAATTGCAACTCCTATTTATGGTTGCTATATCAAAGAAAAACAACAATTAATAATTGTTCAATATCATCAAACAACACATCAATTGTTTTCAAATTCTAAGGTTAGCATTCAAAACAATCCTTATCTAGGAGAAGTAATTCCTATTTACAATAATGGTCCAATGGATTATGCTAAAACAAACGAAACTAGTTTTTTTGAGTTAGAATCTACATCGCCTTTTTTAGAACTAGAACCTTATCAATATTCTTCTCATTACCATAGAGTTTATCATTTTTCTGGTGATGAAAATGAGTTGAATAAAATTTCAGAACAACTTTTAGGAATCGCTTTAAAAGATTGTTCGTTATAAAATAATACAAATGAAAAGATCAAATCAAAAGAACTTAATTTTATTGGCTATTCTCTGTTTTTTAGCTGCTTGTAATTCAACACAAAAAGAGGAAGCAAGAGTTACAAAAGATTTTAATTTTGATTGGGAGTTTTATTTAGAAGATGATGAAAATCAAAATAAAGATGCACTTTGGCAACCAGTAAGATTGCCTCACGATTGGAGTGTGGAACATTCTTTTACGCAAGAAAACACTTCTGGTGCAACTGCATTTTTACCTGGAGGAATTGGTTGGTATAAAAAAGAATTTACGCTCCCTAAAAATGCAAAAAACAAAACCACTTGGATTGAGTTTGATGGTGTATATTCTAACTCAGAAGTATGGATTAACAATAATTATTTAGGCAAAAGACCTTATGGTTACATTCCGTTTAAATACAATTTAACCCAGTATTTAAAATACGGAGAAACCAACGAAATTAAAGTAAAAGTAGATAGATCTGCCTATATAGATTGCAGATGGTATCCTGGTTCTGGAATTTATAGAAATGTAAAATTAGTAACCACCAACAAACTCCACATTCCACAATGGGGCACTTTTATCACATCAAATAAAGTTGATAAAAAAGAGGCTTTGATTGCTATAAATACTGCTATAAAAAACGAAGCCACTATACATAAAAAAGCCACTTTAAAAACCACTATTTTTTATGATGGTAATGAGGTATCTTCTACTGCATCAAAAATTTCTTCGGATAAAAATTCTTCAAAATATATACAACAAGAAATAAAAATAACAAACCCTAACATTTGGGATGTTGAGCACCCTAATTTATACACAGTAACATCAGAAATTATTCTAAATGATCAAATTATTGACAGAAAAGAAACAGTTTTCGGAATACGAAGTTTTTCTTTTGATAAAAACAAAGGCTTCTTTTTAAACGGAAAAAATTTAAAAATAAAAGGAGTTTGTTTGCATCACGATGCTGGTTTAGTAGGTGCTGCTGTGCCTATTGGTGTTTGGCAAAGAAGATTAGCAACTCTAAAAAAAGCTGGCATAAATGCAATTAGAACTGCTCATAATCCTCCATCAGAAGAATTTTTAGATTTATGTGATAAAATGGGCTTTTTAGTACAAGATGAAGCTTTTGATGAGTTTAACAATCCTAAAGACAAAAAACACAATTACAATCAGCAAAAAGCAGATCCTTTAACTGCGGGTTATACCAACCATTTTACAGAATGGTCAGAAAGAGATCTTAAAAACATGGTTTTGAGAGATCGAAATCATCCATCAATAATAATGTGGAGTATTGGAAATGAAATTGAATGGACGTATCCAAATTACGGGAAATCTACCGGTTATTGGGGTGCCAACAAAGTTGGTGATGTTAACTATTATTATGATGAACCACCTTTATCCGTAGAAAAAATTAAAGCCAATTTTACTAAGGAAAAACAAGGTGAATACAATTTGGCTGCTACTGCAAAAAAACTGTCTAAATGGGTAAAAGAAATAGATACAACAAGACCAGTAACTGCAAATTTGGTGATTCCTACAGTGAGTAATTTTTCTGGTTATGCAGATGTTTTAGATTTAGTTGGGTTAAGTTATAGACAAGCTGTTTATGATTATTCGCACAGAAATTATCCGAATAAAACATTTATAGGCACAGAAAATTGGGCAAAATATCACGAATGGAAAGCCATTGAAAATAAAGATTATATTTCTGGTATTTTCTTATGGACTGGTATTGATTATATGGGCGAATCTAGAAATTGGCCTAAAAAAGGAAGTGGAAGTGGTTTGTTAGATTTTGCAGGGTTTAAAAAACCAGCATACCATATGTTTAAAACACTTTGGAACGATGAATCTCATATTTATATAACTACGCAAACGCAAGAAAAATCTCCTTATAAATTTGATATTAAAAGCGGAAAAGTTGTAGAAAAAGAAAAAGGTTGGTCTAAAAAACAAAAATGGGGATGGCAAGATGTAAACGAACATTGGAACTATAAAAAAGGAGATAAAATTGCAGTTGAAGTTTATACCAACGAATCAGAAATAGAGTTGTTTTTAGATGATAAATCTTTAGGAATTCAAAAATTAAAGGATGTAGAAGATCATATTTTAAAATGGATTGTTCCTTATTCTGAAGGTAATTTAGTAGCTAAAGCTGTAAATTTTTCTAATAAAACTTCTATATCGACTGCAAAAGAGTTTAATATGTTAAGCTTAAAAGCGGATACTAAAGAGATAAATGCAAATGGTTATGATGTTATACATTTTACTGTTCAATTAAAGGATAAAAATGGAAATTTGATTAAACATCAAGACCAAGAAATTGAGTTTATAATTGATGGAAATGTAAAATTATTAGGAGTAGATAATGGTAGTTCTACAAACATTCAAGATTATCAATCGAATAAAATAATTACATCAAAAGGGAAAGCATTGCTTATTTTACAAGCAAATTTTGAAGCTTCATCTATAAAAGTAAAAGCAGTTTCTAAAAAGATAGAAAGCGAAACAATTGAAATAAATATAAAATAAAATTTAAAAAAATCTTATAAAAAGGCAATACAAACACCAGATTTCACCAAAGTTGTTCTGTTTTTTTCTATCAATGTTCCATCATTTTTAATTTGATAAACAACGGTTTCATCAGAATCTTGTAAACAGGCAATTAACCATTTTCCAGAAGGCAAAATATGAAACTCACGCAAGGTTTTTCCGTTTGTAAATTGATAGTCTAACAATACCAAATCATCTACCAGAATACTAAAAATAGTAATGGCATCTAAAGTTCTGTTGGCAGCATATAAAAATTGTTGATTCGGATGAATTCTTAAGGCAGAGGCACTTGGTGTTTCCGAAAAATGTTTAGGCAAAGATTGCACATATTTTATAGGAATGTACTTTTCTTTTTCTTCTTTTAAAATGGCAATTTCCCCAGTTAATTCGCCAATGCAATAACCTAATTTTCCATTTTCCGAAAATACAATATGCCTTGGTCCAAAACCTTTTTTAGTTATAATATCTTTTTCTTTTATTGATAAAAAACCATTGTCTATATTATAAGTTTTAATAGCATCAATACCTAAATCTGCTACGTAAAGTTCTTTTTTCTTCGGATGAAATAACACTTGATGTGCGTGTGCCATTTCTTGTCTTTCTTTATTTACACTAGAACCCTTATGTGTAAAATGGTGTGTTTCTTTTAGCAGCCTACCATTAACATCTACTAGAAAACGAGAAACACTTCCAGAGCCATAACAAGCTAAAAAAACGGCATTATTCTTATAACTAATATGGCAAGGTAAACTACCCTCAATTGCTAACTCATTTAAATAAGTTAAAGAAAAATTACTTTCAATTCTATATGCTTTTACAACCGGATTTTTCTCACGTACAACTTCTGTAAACGTATATAAAAACTGCTTGCAATCTGAAATTACCAAATAACCAGGGTTTCTAGTTTTGGTAATATGAAGAAGACTCAATGCACCTGTATTTTCATTAAAACTGAGTGTATAAATCCCTTCTGAATGTCCACCAAAAGTGGGCGTTAACATTTCTGTATAACCCCCAATAAAAAGTATCGTATTATTCATTTGTTTTAAAATAGCTAAACGAATCAAATTTAGCAATTTTTGAACTTTCTACACTAGAAGAAGTTGCATACATACCAATATAAACACCATTAAATCGTTGAGCAACCTCATCTGAAATAAGTGTATAATCTTGTGGTTCACCAATCTTTTTTAATTGATTTATATTTTCGCCATAAAAAAACTGAACTTCTAAACCTGTAACTTTAGCAGTTAAAATAACATCTTTATTTTTATAAGGAATTGTTGCTATCGTTTCTGGAGTAAACTTACCTTTATTATTTTCTTGATAAGCTTTAATTAAAGAAATTCCGTTTTTACCTTTTAATAATTGATAGTTATTTCCATGACGTCTGTAAATTACCAAACCAGCTTTTTCATTTTCCTTTTTAGTTTTAAAAGAGAGTTTTGTAGATGCTTCATAATTAAAATGACGGGTTCTTTGAGCCACATAAGACGGATTTACGAGTTCTGTAACCATTTCTGGGCGCAATTCAATTTCTAAATTACCATCTTTTAAATGATGCCATTTTTTGATAGGAGAACGTAAGAAATTCCATTCTAAACCTAACTCTTTTTCATCAAAATTATCTATACTATTTATTTCTGAAACTGGTGTAAAAGGTAAATTTGGTCTTTCTTGCTCTAATTGCAATAATCCTTTAGACGGATTAAAAACAGGAGTTATTCCACTTTCTTGCTTAGTCATTTTTACTTTAGCTAAAAACGTTTCTCGAGCTAAGGTTACAAATCCTTTGTGATTTCTTTTTGCCAACATTACACTCCACCATTCTCCATTTTGCGTTTGTACTAAATCTGCGTGGCCTGTTTGCCCAATAGGATGTGTTTTTTCTAAATGACGATGTGTTAAAACAGGATTTGCGTGATTTGGAACATAAGGTCCCCACAAATTTTTACTATTAAAAACTGTAATTGCGTGATATTCTCCTGTACCACCTTCGCCAATTAACAATAAATATTCACCATCAATTTTAAATAAATGAGGACCTTCTGCCCAACGTGCATTAGCTGCGTGACCATACGTAAGTTGTTTTTTATCACCTAATAAAACGCCTTTATCTGGATCTATTTCTTGCATCCAAATGCCATTTTTACCAGGCCATTCTTTTTGAGTGCCATCAATAATACCTGCACCTGTATAATAGCATCTGCGATCATCATCCCAAAAAAGAGAAGGATCAATACCATAAGCATCTTTAATATACATAGGATTACTCCAAGGACCTTCTGGTTTTTTAGCAGTAATAATAAAATTACCTTTCTGGCCAACCATTGTTGTGATAATATAGAATTTACCATTATTATAACGAATGGTAGGTGCAAAAATTCCGTTAGAATTTCTTAATCCTTTTTCATAGACAATTTGGGTTTCACGATGTAAACCATATCCTATTTTTTCCCAATTTACTAAATCTTTACTTTTATGAATTGGCAAACCTGGATACCATTCAAAACTAGAATTTACCATATAATAAGTATCGCCAACTCTACAAATTGATGGATCTGGATAAAACCCAGATAAAATAGGATTTTGGAAAGTTTCAGGAATAGTTTGCCCTAATAAATTACCACAAATTAGAAGTGAAAAAAGGAATTTTATGGCTTTAAAAGTCATCGTATAAAAAGTTATTTAGGGTTGTAATAACAACCAATTTAAGTTTACAATTTTAGTAGCACCCCAAACCGATTTAAAAACTACAGTAATATCTTTTATCCCTTTAGGAGATTCTAACAATTCAGTTTCTATAGTTTGCCACTTGTTCCAACCACCAGTATAATTTACAGGAAAAGTTGCAATTAATTTTCCATTAGCACCACCAACTCTTACTTCGAAAGCTCCATTTCTTTGACCACTTGCAACTCTAGCTTGTATTTTCTTTGCAGAACCATCACCAAAATCTACACCATTAAAACGAACATTACTCATCATTTTAGTTTCTGTAACCATCCATCCATTGGGTTCATTACCACCAACAAAACTGGTTTCTGCATTGTAAATATCATTATATCTATCTACTTGAATAGTATCACCAACCTGCGGATTACCAATTCCTCTTAATGTTGGTATAACTTTCTTAATGCTACCATCCTTTTTAAAATGCATATAATCTGCTCTCATAGAACGTAATTTACTGTAACCACTTACACTCCACCAATGATAAAAAAGCGTCCATTTTCCTTTGTATTTTACAACAGAATGATGATTGGTACCATTTTCGATATTATCCATAATTTTACCACTATACACATATGGGCCTAGAGGTTTTTTACTCATTGCATAACCAATAGTATACCCTTCATCAGCAAAAACGTGTGCAAAAGTTAGATAGTAATTACCATTATATTTAAAAGGAAAAGGACCTTCTACATAACCTGCAGGAATACCTTGAATTTGAATTGCTTCGCCCTCAATTTCTTTCATATTCTTGTTTAGTTTAGCTCCTTTAATGGTTTTACCACCTGCAAAGAAAATATAACCTTCTCCATCATCATCGATCATTAAACCTGGGTCTATACCATCAATACCCTTAATATAATCTTTTTCCCATTGAAAAGGTCCTGTAGGATTATTTGAAACACCAACACCAATTCTTCTAAATGAAGAACCATCTTTTGGTGGGGCAGGATAGTAATAATAATATTTACCATCTCTTTCTATACAATCTGGCGCCCACATTCCGTAAGAATTTTTCTTTCCCCAAGGCACATCATTTTGATCTAAAACAACACCATAATCTCTCCAAGTATTTCCTTTTTCTAAAGAAAAAATATGATAATCTGGCATACAAAAACGAGGTGCATCTATACCTTTTGGAGGCACAACATCGTGAGAAGGATAAATGTATAATTTATCATTAAAAACACGTGCAGTTGGGTCTGCTGTATGAATGTGAGTTACTAATGGGTTTTGAGCTTTTAACCCTATCATCAAAAAGAAAAAAATAAGGCTTAGAATTCTGTTTTTTACCATCATTTTAAATTTAAGAAATCTGTTTTATTAATTTGTTCTGAATTCAAAAACCGGAGATTCTGAATTGTTACCAAAACTGTCTTTTGTAACTACTTTCCAGTAATATACTTTTCCGCTTTCTAAAGACAGGTTATTCATTGTTGTGCTTGAGGTAGTTCCTTTTAATTCTGTTGGCGGATTTGTTGTTGATAAGTAAACATCATATTCATCTATATCTCCATCAATGTCGCTACCTGTCCATTCTATAGTTGTAGAAATATCTACAGAACTTCCCATTGCTGGACTTACCAAATCTGCTGGAAAAGGTGCATAATTTTGCACTCCATCTCCTGCATTAAAAAATTTCCAAGTATCGCTTGTTGTATCTGCAGCACCATTAGATTTTGCAGTTACAGACCAAGAATAAGGCACGCCTCTTAATAAAGCTGTTTCTATATTTGTGTTCGATGAAATAAGACTTTTCACAGAATTATCGTCTAAATTTGTAATTTTTATGGAATAACTATCTGCATTTTCGGCTGTATTCCATTCAAAATACACTTTACTTTCTTGTTCAGAAATAACATTACCTTGGTTACACTCAGCATTATTAATAGGTAAAACTAGAACTGCTTTTCCTAAGGTTACAACATCTGGTCCACCTTCACTATCTCCACCTCCACAACTTACTAAAGTGATTGCAAAAAGAGCTATAAAAATATTTTTGATAGATTTTATAGTTATCATTGTTTTATAATTTTAAAATTTGAATTCATATTATTACCAGTAACTTTTACAAAATATACACCAGCAGAAAGTTGATTAGTAGCCACTAAAATATTTCTATTTTGAAGTTGAAAGCTTTTTTGTAAAACAATTTTACCTGTTGATGACATTACTTGATACGACACATTTTTAGTTTGATTTTCTGGAAATGCAATCGTGAAATTTTCTTTTACAATTGATGGATACACCAAGATTTCATCTAACAAAATAACTTTTTCTTGAAAATTACCTTGACAATCTTTATCCGTAGAAACTTTAATATTATTCTCTCCTGTTTTTAAAGGAAGCGTAATATTTTCTTGATCTGTAACTGTAATAACTCCGTTTAAATTAATTCTATACAACTCACTACCAGTAAGATTTAAAGCGATACTTTTTTGATTTTCATTTACTTTAGCAGCAACAGACAAATCTTCTGGAGCTGTAATTATAATATTATAACACTGTTTGTAATTAGCATCTGCATCTGTTGTGATACAAAGTGTATAATTACCAGAGGTTAAATTCGTAAACTCAACATCAGAAGTAAAAGTTTGCGACATACTTGTACCTTCTATAGTTGCTGTAAATGTTAATGAATTTTCTTTGGATGTAATTGCTATACTTCCATTATCGCTAGAAGCACAAGTTTCTCCTTTTGTTAAGACTGTAAAATTATCTGCTGCAATTGTAAAAATTGCACAACCATCTGCGTTTACAGTTGTATTTCTTGGTGTATCAGGACATAAATCTAAGCTATCTACAACTCCGTCTAAATCTTTATCATCTGCAGGTAAATCTGAACATACTTCACCAGGCAAACCATAACAACCTAAATCTGCTGGTCCATAAGTAGGATCCCAATCTGTACCAGCAACCCAATTTTCGCCACCAAATTCGTAAGCGCCAACATCTGGATGATCACCTAAAAAACCATCAGTAATACCCGTAATTTCTCTCCCTTTATCTATAGGTTCTGAATCTGAATTTAAAGTAAAATCTCCTTGACTTACATTGGCAAAAACATCCGAAGAAACAACAAGGTTATTTTGTTTGTCAGATTCTGGTTCCCAGTTATTATCGCTTCCTAAATTATTCCATACTTTTACATTGGTAAAAGATGTACCCTCTTTATGCCAAGCACCCATTACTTCTGAGCCATTCCATAAAGTATTGTTGTAAATTTCTAAATCTTTACCATTCCAATTTATTTGAATGTTTGTCCATTCTGTGTTCCAGACTACATTATGATGCACTTTAAAACTTTCTGCATCGTTGTCTAAATAAATTCCTGCAGCTTTGTTAAGATCTCCTCTAGAATAATTATCGTGAAACCAATTGTGATGAATTTCTGTATTTTCCTGTTTACCAACTGTGTAAAAAAGTGCACAATCATCAGCAATTAAATTACTTCTAGAAATATCATTATATGCAATTTCGTTATTTGTACCACTATAATTTATACCATCTCTACCACCTTTGCTAACTTGGTTATTTATAAATTTAGAATTGTGCATACCTCTTAAAACAACAGGAGCATCATAAGAACCTAAAGTATTAAAATCGTGTATTAAATTATTTTTGATAGTATGATAATTCCCTCTAACATTAATACCAGTTGCAGAACCGTAAGCAATTTCGCATTTTTCTATGGTGTTGTTAGAACCTTCCATTTTTATGGCTGCAACACCAGTGTTAAAACCAGTTACTATACCTTGAGTGTAAGCACCATAAAAAGAAGAAATACCATATAAAACATTGTTAGTTGTGTTAGAATTTGTTGTCCATCTTGTATCATCTTCTAAAGTTATACCTCCACCAAAAACAGCTAAATTTCTTACTTCTATGTATTTTTTATGTTTTAGGTTAATGGTTTCGTTTCTCCTTCTCATTTTAACATCTCCATCTGCAGGAGCTGCACCACTTGGTAATTGCACAAAAAGTTCTTTTGTTGATGGATTAAAATACCATTCATTTTGATAATCTAAAGCGCCTTTTACACCTTCTAAATAAAAATCTCCAAAATCTGCAGGAGCGTGAAACGTACGAATCCAATCTGGGTTTTTATCTAAATTAAAATTTACTCTACCACTAGAACTGCTTGTAATTTTGGCTTTCCAAGCAATCCAACCAGAGCCAGGTTTATCACCATAAAACCATACAGCACCATCTGTCCAGTTTATATTTGGTATAGAACTTTCTGTTAAGTAAGCATTGTTGATAACATCTGAAGCACTACCTCCAGAATTTCTTAAAGAGTTTAATGCAAAAGCATCTTGATCTGTTTTATTAGGCCATCTTGCCAAATCTAATGCAGTTTCTTGATGCATTACAAAATTCTGTTGCCCTAAAGAAGTAAAAGGAATTGTTGTTTTATAAATAGCACCACTATCTTGAGACCAACCAGAAAGAGATTCCATTGCAGAAATTATGACTCTTTCTCCTGGATACGATTGAAATATAATTGGGTTACCTGCTGTAC contains:
- a CDS encoding DUF6786 family protein, with the protein product MTNSKFLLFIICFVSIISCSKKTEESYGYKVNKIAAKTKVFELISKNGDSRIAIAPKIQGKILTSTYSGFNGASNGWLNSNIFDEENPDLAAIGGEERVWFGPLGGQHSFYYQQKKPLSEDNWQVPKSLSTEAYKLKLFTKEKIVMSKKMKLTNFIGTQFDFEVFRKIKLINKEQLRKNLSLKINKNLMYVGYETEHSIQNLGKEKWTKETGLVSIWSAGMFKGSDKSVVILPLTKDVELDSIYQYMGKLDKSRLQIKNKTVLFKADGKYRSKIGIPNKIATPIYGCYIKEKQQLIIVQYHQTTHQLFSNSKVSIQNNPYLGEVIPIYNNGPMDYAKTNETSFFELESTSPFLELEPYQYSSHYHRVYHFSGDENELNKISEQLLGIALKDCSL
- a CDS encoding sugar-binding domain-containing protein, producing MKKLITLIAVLTLFSCAKEDTGRIVENFNDNWKFSLNQKGDFSNAKTKDTSWQTLNVPHDWSIEKGYQKDGKTAASTGFSVGGIGWYRKHFTLKKSDKNKEISILFDGVYNNSNVWINGHFLGKRPNGYNSFSYDLSKHLNYDGSDNVIAVKVDRKAYADSRWYTGSGIYRKVRLIKKSPINIAQWGVQITTPEVSSNTAKINIKTTIKSDGKADNNLSLNYSILDENGSEIASEKSILGDKFKIISKEIKIQNPKLWSTEKGNLYTLTVSLFKNDKLIDNTSEKFGIRTFKFTADKGFFLNGKKLKIKGVNLHHDAGAVGAAVPKGIWEYRVKKLKSIGVNAVRFAHNPHSKELLEVCDEQGILVMNEAFDEWNVPKLKSKKYLGDNAATKESSKAYPASFNEWAERDLKDLIRRDFNHPSVFMWSIGNEIEWTFPHYSKTYNDVNGSSGAQGYEQVPNYDYKTVKTAFDKNIDGEDPLVKIAKQLVAWVKEEDTTRPVTCGSVLPSVGMVSGYGTAVDVYGYNYRAADYDAAHKEYPNLKILGSENWGSYNEWKSINERDFVSGIFVWTGFAYLGEAGPWPRKGLNISFFDFAGFKTPRGHFYETLWIEKPKVYMVTTPAKESEFSFHKKEGWKFDMQLTAPPVWNMLRKWEWYKVNSKWKYKTDEEIVVQAYTNCEEAELFLNNVSLGKQKLADVIETDHILKWLVPYKNGELKIVGYNKGKKVDEYFLNTHNDKVAKIDISSTKQTLKADGTDVSVITIKLLDKNGNLIIDADKEVTFKLSGPAKNIGIDNGWEMNTQSHKSNSTITHNGKAILIVQATKERGEIKVSATSSTVKSKDLKISAE
- a CDS encoding glycoside hydrolase family 2 TIM barrel-domain containing protein, with product MKRSNQKNLILLAILCFLAACNSTQKEEARVTKDFNFDWEFYLEDDENQNKDALWQPVRLPHDWSVEHSFTQENTSGATAFLPGGIGWYKKEFTLPKNAKNKTTWIEFDGVYSNSEVWINNNYLGKRPYGYIPFKYNLTQYLKYGETNEIKVKVDRSAYIDCRWYPGSGIYRNVKLVTTNKLHIPQWGTFITSNKVDKKEALIAINTAIKNEATIHKKATLKTTIFYDGNEVSSTASKISSDKNSSKYIQQEIKITNPNIWDVEHPNLYTVTSEIILNDQIIDRKETVFGIRSFSFDKNKGFFLNGKNLKIKGVCLHHDAGLVGAAVPIGVWQRRLATLKKAGINAIRTAHNPPSEEFLDLCDKMGFLVQDEAFDEFNNPKDKKHNYNQQKADPLTAGYTNHFTEWSERDLKNMVLRDRNHPSIIMWSIGNEIEWTYPNYGKSTGYWGANKVGDVNYYYDEPPLSVEKIKANFTKEKQGEYNLAATAKKLSKWVKEIDTTRPVTANLVIPTVSNFSGYADVLDLVGLSYRQAVYDYSHRNYPNKTFIGTENWAKYHEWKAIENKDYISGIFLWTGIDYMGESRNWPKKGSGSGLLDFAGFKKPAYHMFKTLWNDESHIYITTQTQEKSPYKFDIKSGKVVEKEKGWSKKQKWGWQDVNEHWNYKKGDKIAVEVYTNESEIELFLDDKSLGIQKLKDVEDHILKWIVPYSEGNLVAKAVNFSNKTSISTAKEFNMLSLKADTKEINANGYDVIHFTVQLKDKNGNLIKHQDQEIEFIIDGNVKLLGVDNGSSTNIQDYQSNKIITSKGKALLILQANFEASSIKVKAVSKKIESETIEINIK